The Manihot esculenta cultivar AM560-2 chromosome 8, M.esculenta_v8, whole genome shotgun sequence genomic interval CAACTCTGACAAGGTAGTATGGGGCTTTCTGCATAACGATCCAAAGAACTTTGGGGAGGTTGTGcctttctgcatggcttctactGCTCTTCCCTCATCCAGCTCAGGTATCTATAAAGCCTCAGAGTTAAATATGGCAACATACTCTCTCAGGGATTCATTCTTCCTCTATCAAACAGTCTCCAAGTAGCTTGTCTTTCTTTCCACAGAAACTCCGACAATGAATCTGTTGATAAATACACTGGTTATATCTATGAAGTTCTTGATGCTCCCCGACTCTAGGCTGTTAAACCACGTCCGAGTTGGTCCTTTTAAGGTGATTGAAAAGACTTTATACATCAGGGTATCCGAATGAGTCTGCAACTCTATGAAtgtcttgtagttcaagacatgcACTTGGAGGTTTCTTGTCCCATCATAGACTGCCAGGgttggcatcatgaacttcttcgGTATGATTTCCTGTTGAACCCATTTTACAAATGGTGATGAGGTTAGCAGTAGGGGACTATTATTGTCTCATGCTCCCAACTCTGTCAATAGTTGCTCTTTCAATCTTTCTAATTTTTTGTCTACATCTTCCTTTCTAGGCCTCTTCTCCAGGCAGTAGTTTCTTTTTAGCTCTTCACTCTCTAACCTTTCTATTGGTTCAGAAGAGTAGCTCTTAACCTCCTCATTCTCAATGCGCTCCCTCACTATCTTGCCTCTAGCTCGAGCTGTCGACTCGTTTCTGTGATTGGCTTCCCCATCTCCATCATCTGTCCTCCTACTGTTTTGTTGGGGGATTTGATAGTTTAATATGGGTTGGAGCTTATTGATATTGAGCCCTTCGACTACCGGTGATGTGTTCAATGAGGTGTTGAGCCCTCTTTGCTGTAATATCTGGCCTAGCTAGTGGGCAGTGTTCTGTAACTAGAAAGCCATACTTTGCGGTTCTTGGTTCGACAGGGAAGTTTGGGGCATGGTCCCGGTTGAGCTTAGTGAAGGGTTAAGTAATATGGGTGGCTGATTTACTGAGGCGGTTGGGGTAGAGAACGAGAACTGTGGACCTTCCTGAACTCAGGTCGTTTGGGAGTGTTTCTGGTATGGTTTTCGCCATAAttggccatgtggatctcaatgggtgatGAGAATGAGAACTTTAGTGATTataagatctccttcgttttcaCAGATGGCACCAATTGATGTATGAGATCCAATAAGGGGTTAAGTTCAGAGTATATTTCTGTCCGCTTGGTTTGTCTCTCCTCCTTGTttccttttattccttttttcttttgtccTCCAGTGATGTGTAACTGTCGTCCTGCGCTCGTACTCTCCTGTCATAGTCACGTTAACCATACGTACAGATGTAATACGTCCTTTTCTACTGTCAGACAGCTATTTAATTTCATCCGGCGACACTTGAACACGATCCCGGACATCATGAGATTTGTTGTCTCACGAGACTAACGGACATTCGAGGCCAAGTCTCTATGTACAGGTTCACGCCCAATCCGGCTTGTCAGGACAAGGTTTGAACTTATACAAAGAGTAGGTCTATACATTAGATCTTAATAGAATTATGGTCCAATCTTTTTAGCGTAGATTTTGTCAAAGTCTGATAGCCTGACCATCatcaagtttaaatttaaatcgaatGAACCAAATGTTTGGCCCATTTACCTaccaaatattataaaaaaaaccttatttttaaataatgataatattattataaaaataattcaattgtgaaaaaaaaatcagtacaaaaatagtaaaacattaatgTCATTAATTATCATAAATGTAGAAATAGTTGTACCTATacaattaattcattttttaatgAGAATATATCCTCAGATAAAATTTTCCATATAGAAACTAGATATTTTTCCTGAATGATTTAAGAGAGCACTCATTATAACTATATttaagataaataattttaaaatattcccCAGTAAAATCAAACCTTGAATAATGAAAAAGGAAGTAGGTTAActctatttattaattaagattTGGCTTATAtggaaattttcttttatagcaATGTGATTCCCATTTccaaaatttttcaattttggaTCCATTTCCAAATCCAACCattttacatatatttaaaatggttGGATTTGTAAATGGATCCAAAATTTTCTGCAGTGGGTCAATagcatttgaaatttgaaatatatTCTGCTGGGCCCAGCATTTACTGCAAAATCATGGCCCTGAAGAAGCCCAAATTGACACAGAGAAGCTGATGCTCTCTGCTTGCGTTTCTGAACCTTATCCATCTCTTCATCTAATCCTCCACAGCTAACTATTTGTGTTGATTGTGGTAGCAGCGGCACCAGTGGAAGCAAGAGAAGAATGACAATGGCAATGGCAGCGGCAGCGGCAGCGGCCTGTGGGAGCGATAATAGATGGAGCATGGCATCTCTAATGTCAGCGctcccttctccttcttcttcttcagtgACCGCTGCAGTGCGATTCCCATCCTTACGTTCCCGTGCTCTCAGCCTATCCCGCCGCCAACAGCCCCTCTTTCTTCGCTCTTTCACGGGTCTTTCTCCTCTAAACCCTCTCCTCTCCTTTGGGTTCTcgggtaaatttttttttttcatttcctaCATTTTCCCTCTTATTAATTTCcggtttttttttcttctggaTTTTGCATTTTGCAGCTGTAGTTCTATTTGGCTTCTCTGATATTCACAGTTGGTGTTTACTTTCATTTCTTTGATTGCCTATACGAATAGATTGTACCAGTTTTGAGCATGGGTTCCCCTCTATTGATAATGGGTCTCGATTTTTCGCCATGAGACATGGAAGACGAGTTCCTAAGCTCAATCGGCCTCCTGACCAGCGCCGGGCTCTCCTCAGAGGCCTCACTACTCAGCTTCTTAAACATGGACGTATCAAAACGACTAGAGCTCGGGCCAGCGCCATGAGGAAGTATGTTGACAAGATGATTACATTGGCCAAGGATGGGTCTCTCCACAAGAGAAGACAAGCTCTAGGCTTCATCTATGAAAAGCAGATTGTCCATGCCTTGTTTGCGGAGGTACCGGACAGGTATGGCGAAAGAAATGGTGGATATACGAGAATTATTAGAACTCTGCCAAGGCGAGGAGACAATGCGCCCATGGCATATATTGAACTTGTTTAGGTATTTGCTTTTCTTAAACCCAATTTGTGAAAAACTGAAGATATTCCCAAATCACTtgtctgtattttttttttcctatcaCCTGTCTCCAGTTTAACCCGTCTTTGTGAATGTTTACATTTTTGAGATAAGAGCCATGCACTATGAACTGGTGTATTTTGATTCTACTATTTTATATCTTGTTGGGTATGCATTGATGCCACTGAACtgttttatttatatttgcTTTATGCCTTTTGGACATGAAGACTCTGTTACGTTGGTGGTTTGTTTGTTTGACTTCTGCTGGAGTACCTATCCAAATATAGTATCTCACTGCATTTCTCTGTGCTAGGTAGCCATCTCTTTCTTGagtgaaaattatatttttttctctcatttatATTTAGATGCCTACTTATCTTAACATTTCTAGCAATTTACATGTTTAAAGTCTGCAAGTATGAAGATTGTGGAGCTGGTCCATTAATTGAGAGATTCTTGGACTAGCATAAGAGTAAAGATGCTCCATCATGACCTGATGATCATAGGTGCAAATCATTTAAAATTGCCTTCTAGGTATGTACAGCAAAGGTTGCATGTATCTGATTCTTCCCTAGGACACACGTTATGAGCATAGAAATTGTCTATTTGCAATGCAAGAGGAAGACGCTAGCATATTTAACTCTTCTCTAGGATACCCTCTATGCTGAGAGAGTTTTGTTAGACAAAAGGTCCATTTATATCACTAACTGATAAAATAAAACCTCCATCATCCAAAAGGCGTCAgtgaagaaataaaaaatgtgGTTGACGAAGAAGTTAAACTAGGGACGGAAATAAACAGACTCGAACTGATTTTTGAAGAGTTTAAATTTggttcattaaaattttttcaagttCGAGCCAAATTTGAGTTTTACTCATTTTAAACTCGAGTTTGAGTATTAATAAGTTCACTCGTTTAGCAAATGAGTTTAGatgagttaatttttttttatgaacttAATttcaaacaatttaatttatttataggtataatgagttttactttaaaattaataagtttaaaactaaataatttagttaGATAAGAATATATACAAGTTAGCTCGCAAACCTACAAagaatgagtttttaaattttaatgatataaatatCTTTAAACTCTAAGAGTGTAATTAAACTATGACTTTAGAAAATTTAGGTTTGATTTATAAAAGTTTATGCAGGATTTGCTTAGTTCTCTTATAATATTACTCTCAGTCTACTTAACGAGGCTATTCATAAGTATGTTCGTAAGTTTATTCATGAACGCAAAAACAAAGTCAAATTCATGAATCTTAATGAGTCGAATACTGTGGAGATTGAGCTTGTCTTGTTTACTAAACAAGCCTAAAAACTAAACTCAAATTTGACTTATttagaaattgaatcgaattcgGTCGAGTTTTGATGAAGTCGAATCTCGAATAACTCACGAACAGTTTGATTTATTTACACCTCTAAGGTAAACTAAAGACTAAAACTTTGTATGTCATgcaccaaaaaagaaaagaaaaaattgtgTCACTAGAGCTTAAAGTACTCAACCCTACAACTGAAAATCAAACTCTGGACTGGAAGCAAACAATGAAATTCCCTTCCACTAACCTTTAGTCTTTGGATTttccttgaaaaaaaaaaaagagtttacgTTACATTCTCATCATAATTTGATTTGTTGGAGTATCTCAGCCTCTACTtggtttaattaatttaaactttctCGCAATTTCCTCCTCATCATTGTCTTCAAATTCTGTTCTAATTTGAAACTCCTTGCTTCCTTTTCAGAAAATCTCAAAAATATTAGTGCCCCCCTTACTCCTGACGTGAATCATTTGTTATTTTAGGCTCTTCTAGACTTCTACAGTACTCCACATTGCTTTTATAGCCCTACCATGTTAGGGTCCTCGAAATGGATCTGGTCGATGGAATGAAGATGCAGAACCAGTAGGTGAGGGGTGAAgagaatttttctttttgcaaCCTCTGTTTGTAACACCACAAGCTCATTAAGGATTTGTAAACCTCTTGATTCAAGTACTCAACAGCTTTTGGGAATTTTTTTCTCATACTAATGTTGTTGACTTGCTGAAGTTTAAATACAGCTGGAGATATAACCGCATCCAACAGAACAGAAATTCAGAACAACGTGGAGGAACAACCTCCTATGAACCAGAAGCATGAATTAAAATGCTAATAGCAGAACacaataaaatcatggcatCAGCATCCACTAAGCTCCACTAAGCCTTCCTCTATCAGATCATGTTTGGAATTGGTCAAGCTGCATCCTTTTCTTCCTCCCATGAGTGAATACACCtatcctttctttttcttactttttcTGTCAAGTAGCAACCATATGTTCTACTATCCACAAAAGTTTTGCTTTACCACACAACTGATCTAATCACTTTTATAGCATCTTAGAGATCTTTAAGCTTATTGGTTTTTGTAGGCAAATTTCAAGATATTTAGCAGTAATTTTGAAAAGAGTGTATGAGGAGGTGCATTTTTAGTAACTTCAGAAAAGTGGAaggattaaaaatataagggcAAGCTTTTACTTGCTTTGCAAGATCTATTGTTTAGAACCTTGTTGGTTTTATGATCCTTTGAGGGATGCTTTGTATATTGTGGCCTCTTTCCTTTTACTGGTTTGGGGTCTGAAAGTTGGAATTTCTTTATATACAAATTACTGTTTTTCCCCCCTCTCTTCTGGTCAAAAGTAAATCACTTAAGAACTGTTCTTCCTGTATCATATGAGAAAATGAGGATTCTTATTATTGACCTTTATCACTCTCTCGAATATAGGTTGGTGTCAAAATAGATTGTCACTGTCTTTTTATTTCCAATTTGGGGGGGAAATATTTTTTCACCCATTTGCGAACTGGTGATTGTTTTGATATTCTCCTCTATGGTGGATGTTTTATATGAAATTGCAGTAATGCTGAATAATGGGCAGAATTTCATAAAAGTTTGCATGTTATCTTGAGCGAATCTCAAATTGTCTTGTTGGTTGAGTCTGGCTCCAAGCCAAATTTGCTCCATATTCTCGTGAATCATGACCTGTGGCTGCGAGTCCTATAACATGCCATTAGTCTCACCAGTTTACTATCCTCGTGCTGGAGTATTTTGTGCACAGATTCCAATATATAGTACTTTGCATATACAAAAAGCTCAAAACAAGAGGAAAGTCTGCCAGTATGCATTTTGGGTTTGAGATTTTGTGCTTAAAAAAAGGGGATTTTTGCTGGGTGGGAACCCCTAGTGCTGCTATTGAAGATTTACGTTTAGGGTGATTTCAATTATAATAGGGTAAACCCAAATGGCAGTAACAGTTTAGTTTAAATGCCAAGGACAATTTGTATATATTTTGATGATGCAAAGTATCTAGTTTGTTCATTATCTAGAGACTAAAAACATCAATAGAGCTTTTCTATTCGCCCTTCTCCTAAGTCAGCTATTTTGCTCCATAAACTTAGAATTTTGTCTTGTCTATTAGCCTTTCTATTCTTTGCCTGTATGATTTAAATTGCCTCTTTCACCTTCCTCAGCATGGAGTCTTTATGAAAATGGCTAGTAAATGTCTTTCATATCTAGTGGGTTTCTTCCTGCTGTCAAGAATCAGTCTCTTTCAATCTCATTTTGAAGAAATGATTGTTCAAATCAAATCTTCATTTATAGCAACTAGAGCTGTTGTATTAATATTGAACACGCAAAGCACCCGTTTTGCTTCTAGTTCTACGAGGATCTGTGACCACTTGTTATTCACTGGAAGTTGAAAATTCTGTAGAGGATGTGCAAGGACTTTAAGGAATGCTGTATTGCTGTCTTTCCTTTTAGCTGTAAATAGCTTTTATGCACATgggaaaatcaaaattcaaatgggTCGGTCCTCCAAATCAGTGCTTCACAGACTTCTTGTTTcccaattaattttaaagtcaAAAGTTGGAAGCTTTGAGTCACAAAAATATCTTCCTCTTTCCCCTTCTCCTTCTACTTTTCCAAGTTTGGCTGCTGTATTGATTATTGTTTTCATTTATtgatcattaattttaaaaaattattaattaatctttttattaattttatcattcttATTTAACTCAtgtgatttaaaaaattcattaattaattttttaattttataaaaaatatactaatcaaTCACTTTATATTTAGgatattttatactataaaattaaataatatttttcttttaataaattttttgaattaaaatatttattgtcttatttaatataaatttatactcGATAAACTCGCTAAAGGTTAAAacgcttttttttaaaattttaattaatattcgtagataaaaaaaaattttaatcaatattcgtagataaagaaaaataacttaTGATAAAATATTTGGAGTAATATATGTGTTTTTATTATGGTGAATATTTGTGATGAATGTTTTTAAAGAATAAAGTTGTTAAAGTTTTGAAATTGTCCAAACATTTTCATATTTTCAACGGGTTAGATtgataaagttttttttatcttaGCTTGTATTAtctaaatttagaaaatttagaataaataaaaatatatatattaattttgaaaataaagcCAGTAATGTTGATTTTATTGGAAATTTTTGCCAAAAAATAACGGACGAAAGTATAATTTCGGCTAATTTGTATAACAAATTTCACTTCCTCTTCTATACAAAATGGTATCAACATAACCAAAGGAGAATTTTTTTCTTCCCTAaatacttttcttttctttttctttttcttttttaactttttgCATCTTTATTCTtcctaaaaataaagaaattgttTACCCAAcatgggattttttttttttggatgagATATTTTGAGCTGCCTGCCGTCCATGTGTCAGCCATTTATAATCTAATAATCTCATGGAGAAGAAGATAATCACTACAAGTACATgtgttaattataataattactaAGTAATTAGGTGATTTATTAAAGAGTTGATTAAGACAATAGAAAGCTTAATAACTTATGAGAAAAGGAGATTAATACAAATAAATTAGTGAAGATCCAGTCCTGGGCcggttttaaattaaatttacattaaaaaaaggttaatttaagtttaaattaaaattaattaaattaaatattgaatCATTTTGAGATTATttgttataaataatatatggaAGAGTGTTTTTAATATTGCAGGaacattgaaatttaattttagtatacGTAGAATGTGATTTCATAATATTTTGACTATATATAGatgttcaaaataaataaaaagaaaggttTCGTCGTTTTGATTACAAGGTAAAGAGGtgtagaaatttaaaattatatatatataattttgctcctcaaaatatttaaaattaaattttcatccataaattttagtgtattttttaaaataatattatttaccctttaatattttagttttgttttgaTTCTTATGCTTTTATGTATTACTTAGTTTTAATCTCTTAATATtctttttgtatttatttttgaaaagtaaacttcataatttttatttatgatcATTGGATTTAGATCATTATTTCACGACGGccactaaattttaatttattttaaaaaaattatcaatattcAAATAGTTACTCAGATAAATTTTCGATTAAATTTCTAACGAAACATACACTAGCATGACATACATagcttaaaaattttaaaaattaaattagtttgcCACATCATCAAACCTCTATTTGCATGAGATTCACAAATCTTAAGTCTCCCGTTTATAACTCAACTTTTTCCCGTTCTCCCACGTTCACTTTCTTcatattcttcttttttttttttcttcatctgtTCATTGTCGAAATCGAAGGTTAAGGAGAAGCATTTGTGTAGCTGACCCATTTCACTCACACATTTCAGACGAAAGAAAAGGGTCATCTACGATGTTTGAAGGAAGTGAAGGAAGTATGCGACCAATATGCAGTAATGCGGATTTGAAAACTTCATGGACCGAGAGAAATTCAGGTAGACGATTTTATGGGTGCCGAAATTACGAAGTGAGCTTTCTTCTTTAATTTTCAACATGCATTTCATTCTACAGCTTGATGAGTCATTTATTgggtttataattttttttatgttagaAAGTATAAATTATTGTGGGTTTTCCAGTGGGTTGATGAGCCATTTCCAAATCGtgctaaataaattatttttgggtTGTTGAGTATTATTGAAACTCAAGACAGAGAAATTGCAGCTGCTAATAGTAAAGCTGAGAAGTTGCTGATAATAGCCATGTATTGtagattttatattatatttaagaaaaattgtaATAGGAAAGTAATTGACATATTACGTTGTCAGTTATGAAAATATAGGGAAAATGTAGTTAAATGCAGGTTGATGGGGTTAATTTTTACAACTTTTGCTTAATGTTGTAGGCTACAATGTCTATTAATGAAAGATTAACTCCTGATTTAGACTATATAATCCCATGTTTAATGaaagaaatgaaattttatatgaTGTACAATGTGAATGGAAACTAAGAAAATAGTATCATCATTGTGAATGGAACTTAAATATCATTGATTTGAAGCACAAAATACAATAGAAACTTTAAATTGGATATAAAGTTTGACAAAATGCTTCAACTTTGAAACATACTGAAACCTATTTAAGCTTTGAAGCATAAAATACATTCCAACAAAAATTATTCTCCTATGATAATAATTACAgttttattcaataaataacaaaatataaaattcatcaTCATGATCCATTGAGTAAAGACAACATATTTCTTTAATAATCTCCAAGGAGGCTTGCTGGTTTTATTGGCATGCTTTTATGTCCTTGTTtttcccttatcttttctaatatTGTGATCTTCATGATGTATATATTGGCTTGAGTTTTCTTCACATTCATTGTTCTACACAAATCAAATGACAATATGTTATATACAACATGTGAGTAGTATATAAATATTTGATATATTAGTCTCTTTACCCTATTCACtgtcataaaaacattttcatCACTAAATGTATCTTGTAAAGTTCTAGACATTAATGGAGGCTTTTGACTGGATCCTTGTTAACACATAAAAATATTGCATTCAATCACACAAGTCAATTGAATACAATTCACATAACTCATTTACCACTCAAACAAAACCTACATCCATCATCTATTTAATTGTAGTTGGAGGATTTGAAACTTCATTACTTGGTTGGTGTGCATTTGTTGATGTCTATGTAATTGGAGGAGTTTGTGAAATGGTTGGATCTGTTGGAAAATTTTTTGGCCTTTTCCTCATTATTGAAGCCTGCCATGATAATGTTCAAATCAATTTAATGTAATTATAATCATGCATAATGAAATAGTAAAGACACCAATATTTACTGAATTAGTGGATTCCCCTTTATGATATCTCTTGTTATGCTCAATTTCTCCACATTGGTTGCATTTTATAGAAATCCTTCCATGCCTTGAAATCTTCCCAAATGCAGTTGCTTTCTCTAATTCTTCTGGCTCCTTTCCCCTTATTTTAtgcttttttactattttttaactTGCAGGCTCATTTGGTATTATTTAGTTCATACTATTAGTTTTTTGCCATATATCACTTCCATTTATTGGATTTATTATATGGTTGTACACTCTTACATATGTCTCCCTCAGATAACACTCATTCACAAAACTCTCTAGTTGTTCATTGTTCTGAAAAATAACAGTACAAGCATGCATGCAAGGGATACCATTTAATTGCCACCTTCGACAACTACAGGTCTTGTTTTTCAAATCCACAACAAATTGACTTCCACCACCAAATACTTGAATCTGTGAACCCTCAGAAAAGTGTGCTTGAAACAAGCAACTACACTCCTTCATTTCATCTAGTTTTTTCTAGATTTTAGGACAAATTGATCcttgaaaactcttcatttTTCCCTTTTTGCAAAAAGTCTCTTCATTAACTTAGTTCTAATAATTTCAAACAGGGTGATAATAGGTTTATCTCTTGTATCTAGGATATACCTATTAAAGCATTCACATAGGTTATTAGTGAGCATGTCACATATTGCATCAGTTTTGAAGCAAGCCCTTGACCAATTCTCATAGGGTCTTTCTCTTAGCTATTCTCTTGCATTACTATTCTTTGCTTCAATTTTATCTAGCCACATATCCAACTTGACCCTATATGTAGCTCTTGTTGCCATCCAaatcatgtaatacccggctagactccggtatcggaattcctaccgcccggtggaatctcgaatttcggaaacctctagaaaggtaaaaacatatttttataaaatgttttcatatattttatgattttaagtaagaaaaaaattgagttttgaatgaaaaagaccattgagggaaatccaggttcggccgccgaacatgcatgagttttggaatcaccttcggcttctgaaagtggcctagccagccacctataaaaggccccatggctgaaaatgggcgagttttctcccctattttcggccaacggtgagtccatacccttccatggttggttttgatggttttcctcaaatctttcaagttttaacaagttttaacttggttttgaagatctttgaagctaagatcaagttttggagcttggagacccaaggagctagatttctctcatctccaagttagaatcgtctctcctctcgatcttcaagaggtaagcttagatcctacctttcttgtatgttttaaacaagttttgaggggttatggggtagaaatgcatgtttaggttaatattgagtttatggataatgtatgttgtttgagttgctatatgtgtttgtgttggggtttaggatagtttgagacccctatatgcttggtggtatgtgtatgcatgttgtagaatagctaaatgcatgtttgaatggtttgagaggcaaaatgtgcatgaggaggctgagttctgccactttgggagaactcaggttcggcagccgaaggactttcggccgccgaaccctacccccgaaagttggactttcgactctggaagggagtttcggccactgaaggtgccgccaaacatgcacgagtttcggatctggagagaactttcggccgccgaaggtgccgtcgaaagtgcatgactttcggatctggaggagggttcggccgtcgaaggtgccctgttcagccttcccttgcatgatttctgtaacgacccggaaaccggaccgctaccggcgctaggattcaggtcggcttaaggccgccagaacccgtagcaagccaaacatacatcctgtgaacctgtttaatcccatacatgatcaacaacatacataaaaattaaaacttttctttccaagcctaacctgtgcatacatagcatatcataaacccctcgttggagtcctcatcaaatactccaatgggtaacataacatatgataggcttagataacataaatatcataaaaacattttttggatcatatacacaagggattaaaacaaactccagtcaagcacattctaaactttcattacattacataacatactttacattacatttaaaccatgtccaccactaggctattacataaacttctcttactcttcttgacttctctatctactctgcacctgcaagactggggttaggggagaggggtgagctataaagcccagtgagcagaaagataaaaacatgtgatttagtttcaccatttttatgtttattattatttattttattattcttatcatatatattattattattaatattcattttattttatttcttatcatcaaattatttaacctttttctttttcttattcatgctttcatgaaatgcaacacatcacaactaatcacataaaggatggtattgtcaccattagtcctccacatctccaaatgccaggggcgtagaatgggcctcactggtctttctcttacataacataacataacattctaaagtgccaggggcgtaaaatgggcctcgctggtctttctcttacatagcaccaggggcgtagaatgggcctcgctggtcttccataacatatcatcataacataacatcagaggactatggatcacccaacaaccatccacatcaacatca includes:
- the LOC110621685 gene encoding 50S ribosomal protein L17, chloroplastic — translated: MTMAMAAAAAAACGSDNRWSMASLMSALPSPSSSSVTAAVRFPSLRSRALSLSRRQQPLFLRSFTGLSPLNPLLSFGFSDCTSFEHGFPSIDNGSRFFAMRHGRRVPKLNRPPDQRRALLRGLTTQLLKHGRIKTTRARASAMRKYVDKMITLAKDGSLHKRRQALGFIYEKQIVHALFAEVPDRYGERNGGYTRIIRTLPRRGDNAPMAYIELV